One window from the genome of Streptomyces sp. NBC_01476 encodes:
- the mycP gene encoding type VII secretion-associated serine protease mycosin → MTLSVRAAARLLTPLGCAAAALALLAQPAAADSIRDADWALDALHAQAAWQTTQGAGVTVAVLDTGVDATHPDLTGQVLAGKDEVGFGAGRGDRAWARHGTGMAAIIAGHGHGPGGDSGVLGIAPRAKILPVRVILEDKDPQRQKARQTRGDALPDGIRWAVDHGADVINLSLGDDSSTAAPVAEEDDAIQYALSKGVVVVASAGNGGEEADRSSYPAAYPGVIAAAAVDQEGRHASFSTRRWYASVSAPGVDVVIADPDRTYYTGWGTSAASAYVSGAAALIRAANPRLSPVQVKQVLQSTTRFKPKGGRSDALGTGMIDPAAALAAAAKMKPEPVVPRAASYPQRYFAPGPVPAPKPEDPAKVLGDGVAAAFAAGGAALVVAAALLWFRPRRPAVRRERMPAGDLS, encoded by the coding sequence ATGACGCTCAGCGTCCGCGCCGCCGCCCGCCTGCTGACCCCGCTCGGCTGCGCCGCCGCGGCCCTCGCGCTGCTCGCCCAGCCGGCCGCCGCCGACTCCATCCGCGACGCGGACTGGGCACTGGACGCGCTGCACGCCCAGGCAGCCTGGCAGACCACGCAGGGCGCGGGCGTCACCGTCGCGGTCCTGGACACCGGAGTGGACGCCACCCACCCGGACCTGACCGGCCAGGTGCTCGCCGGCAAGGACGAGGTCGGCTTCGGCGCCGGGCGCGGTGACCGGGCCTGGGCGCGGCACGGCACCGGGATGGCCGCGATCATCGCCGGCCACGGGCACGGCCCGGGCGGCGACTCCGGGGTGCTCGGCATCGCGCCGCGGGCCAAGATCCTGCCGGTCCGGGTGATCCTGGAGGACAAGGACCCGCAGCGGCAGAAGGCCCGGCAGACCCGCGGGGACGCCCTGCCCGACGGCATCCGCTGGGCCGTCGACCACGGCGCCGACGTCATCAACCTCTCGCTCGGCGACGACAGTTCGACCGCCGCGCCGGTGGCCGAGGAGGACGACGCGATCCAGTACGCGCTGAGCAAGGGCGTCGTGGTGGTCGCCTCCGCGGGCAACGGCGGCGAGGAGGCCGACCGCTCCTCCTATCCGGCCGCCTACCCCGGGGTGATCGCGGCCGCCGCCGTCGACCAGGAGGGCCGGCACGCGTCCTTCTCCACGCGCCGCTGGTACGCCTCCGTCTCCGCCCCCGGGGTGGACGTGGTGATCGCCGACCCGGACCGTACGTACTACACCGGCTGGGGGACCAGCGCGGCCTCCGCGTACGTCTCCGGAGCGGCGGCGCTGATCCGCGCGGCGAATCCCCGGCTCAGCCCGGTCCAGGTCAAGCAGGTGCTGCAGTCCACCACCCGGTTCAAGCCCAAGGGCGGCCGCAGCGACGCGCTGGGCACCGGGATGATCGACCCGGCCGCCGCGCTGGCCGCCGCCGCGAAGATGAAGCCCGAGCCCGTGGTGCCGCGCGCCGCGTCCTACCCCCAGCGCTACTTCGCGCCGGGGCCGGTGCCCGCCCCCAAGCCCGAGGACCCGGCCAAGGTGCTGGGCGACGGCGTGGCCGCGGCCTTCGCCGCCGGCGGCGCGGCGCTGGTGGTGGCCGCCGCGCTGCTCTGGTTCCGCCCGCGCCGCCCGGCGGTCCGGCGGGAACGGATGCCGGCCGGCGACCTATCTTGA
- a CDS encoding helical backbone metal receptor: protein MTPTSPSRTAGRPVRRVVSLVPSLTEAVAVTAPGLLVGATDWCSRPAGLEVVRIGGTKNPDVAAVAALSPDLVIANEEENRPPDLAALRAAGLRVMVTEVRSLPQAFSELERVLVEGCGLVRPGWLDQAAAAWREVIPRAPRLRAVVPVWRRPWMTLGRDTFAGDLLARLGVDHVHAQDPERYPRVDLARLPPADLVVLPDEPYRFTARDGPEAFPGLPAALVSGRHLTWYGPSLAEAPAVIGRALRAALR from the coding sequence GTGACCCCCACGAGCCCATCGCGCACCGCGGGACGCCCGGTCCGCCGGGTGGTGTCGCTGGTGCCGTCCCTCACCGAGGCGGTCGCCGTCACCGCCCCCGGCCTGCTCGTCGGTGCCACCGACTGGTGCAGCCGTCCGGCCGGCCTTGAGGTGGTACGGATCGGCGGCACCAAGAATCCGGACGTGGCCGCGGTCGCCGCGCTGTCCCCCGATCTGGTGATCGCCAACGAGGAGGAGAACCGTCCCCCCGACCTGGCGGCGCTGCGGGCCGCGGGTCTGCGGGTGATGGTCACCGAAGTACGGTCGCTGCCGCAGGCGTTCAGCGAACTGGAGCGGGTGCTGGTCGAAGGGTGCGGGCTGGTCCGGCCCGGGTGGCTGGACCAGGCGGCCGCCGCGTGGCGGGAGGTGATCCCCCGCGCACCGCGGCTGCGGGCCGTCGTCCCGGTCTGGCGGCGCCCCTGGATGACGCTCGGCCGCGACACCTTCGCCGGGGACCTGCTCGCCCGGCTCGGCGTCGACCATGTGCACGCCCAGGACCCCGAGCGCTACCCGAGGGTCGACCTCGCGCGGCTGCCCCCGGCCGACCTGGTGGTGCTGCCCGACGAGCCGTACCGCTTCACCGCGCGGGACGGCCCGGAGGCGTTCCCCGGCCTGCCCGCCGCGCTGGTCAGCGGACGGCATCTGACCTGGTACGGGCCCTCGCTGGCGGAAGCGCCCGCGGTCATCGGGCGGGCGCTGCGGGCGGCCCTGCGCTGA
- a CDS encoding alpha-ketoglutarate-dependent dioxygenase AlkB family protein yields MDALIPRPRREVAPGAVHVPGWLSPAGQRELVTACRAWAMGPVPMRHTRLPRGGVMSVRTLGVGWHWRPYAYERTAGDVNGARVPEFPDWLGDLGRRAVTAAYRDPAAGAAYRPDTALVNLYQDGATMGMHQDKDEKSAAPVVSLSIGDTCVFRFGNTATRGKPYTDVELESGDLFVFGGPSRFAFHGVPKVRPGTGEPATGLTSGRLNVTLRVTGLE; encoded by the coding sequence GTGGACGCGCTGATCCCGCGGCCCCGCCGGGAGGTCGCGCCCGGCGCGGTCCACGTGCCCGGGTGGCTGTCGCCCGCCGGGCAGCGGGAGCTGGTGACCGCGTGCCGGGCCTGGGCGATGGGCCCGGTGCCGATGCGGCACACCCGCCTGCCGCGCGGCGGCGTGATGTCGGTGCGGACGCTCGGTGTGGGCTGGCACTGGCGCCCGTACGCCTACGAGCGGACCGCCGGCGATGTCAATGGCGCCCGGGTACCGGAATTCCCCGACTGGCTGGGCGACTTGGGGCGCCGGGCGGTCACCGCCGCCTACCGGGACCCGGCAGCCGGCGCCGCGTACCGTCCGGACACCGCCCTGGTGAACCTCTACCAGGACGGGGCGACGATGGGCATGCACCAGGACAAGGACGAGAAGTCCGCCGCGCCGGTGGTGTCGCTGAGCATCGGCGACACCTGCGTCTTCCGGTTCGGGAACACCGCAACACGCGGAAAGCCGTACACCGACGTCGAGTTGGAGTCCGGCGACCTCTTCGTCTTCGGCGGTCCTTCGCGCTTCGCCTTCCACGGGGTGCCCAAGGTGCGGCCCGGCACGGGCGAGCCGGCCACCGGACTGACCAGTGGCCGGCTCAATGTGACCCTGCGGGTCACCGGTCTGGAATGA
- a CDS encoding 5'-3' exonuclease translates to MLLDTASLYFRAYFGVPESVKAPDGTPVNAVRGLLDFIARLVGDHSPTALVACMDADWRPQWRVELIPSYKSHRVVDDPDAQDGAEGSAEQVPDTLSPQVPVIEAVLDAIGLTRVGVTGYEADDVIGTLATRSAVPVAIVTGDRDLFQLVDDARDVRVLYPRKGVGDYDLIDEEAILTRYGVRAGQYADFAALRGDPSDGLPGVKGIGEKTAAELVTRYGDLAGVRAAAADPFSRLTPSRRRNITDAGPYLDVAPKVVRVATDVPLPDFDPALPAGATHPEALQELAVRWGLGGSLTRLLDALEKAKV, encoded by the coding sequence CTGCTCCTGGACACCGCGAGCCTGTACTTCCGCGCCTATTTCGGGGTGCCCGAATCGGTGAAGGCGCCGGACGGCACGCCCGTCAACGCGGTACGCGGTCTGCTCGACTTCATCGCCCGGCTGGTCGGCGACCACTCCCCCACCGCCCTGGTGGCCTGCATGGACGCGGACTGGCGGCCGCAGTGGCGGGTCGAGCTGATCCCCTCGTACAAGTCCCACCGCGTGGTCGACGACCCGGACGCCCAGGACGGCGCGGAGGGTTCCGCCGAACAGGTCCCGGACACCCTCTCCCCGCAGGTGCCGGTGATCGAGGCGGTGCTGGACGCGATCGGCCTCACCCGGGTCGGCGTCACCGGTTATGAGGCCGACGACGTCATCGGCACCCTCGCCACCCGCTCCGCCGTCCCGGTGGCCATCGTCACCGGCGACCGCGACCTCTTCCAGCTGGTGGACGACGCCCGTGACGTACGCGTCCTCTACCCCCGCAAGGGCGTCGGGGACTACGACCTGATCGACGAGGAGGCGATCCTCACCCGGTACGGCGTCCGCGCCGGCCAGTACGCCGACTTCGCGGCGCTGCGCGGTGACCCGAGCGACGGGCTGCCGGGCGTGAAAGGCATCGGCGAGAAGACCGCGGCGGAACTGGTGACCCGGTACGGCGACCTGGCGGGGGTACGGGCGGCCGCCGCCGACCCGTTCTCCCGGCTCACCCCGTCCCGCCGCCGCAACATCACCGACGCCGGCCCCTACCTCGACGTGGCCCCGAAGGTGGTCCGGGTCGCCACCGACGTCCCGCTGCCGGACTTCGACCCGGCGTTGCCGGCCGGGGCCACCCACCCGGAGGCGCTCCAGGAACTGGCCGTGCGCTGGGGTCTCGGCGGTTCCCTCACTCGCCTGCTGGACGCCCTGGAGAAGGCGAAGGTCTGA
- a CDS encoding winged helix-turn-helix transcriptional regulator, whose product METKATREDGGAGAPGRRNVMAEAPLRVRPCSLAASLEILGERWSLLAVREMAYGVHRFAKIAGFTGASRDILTDRLRKLEEAGVIERRQYSEHPPRYEYHLTEAGRELFPVMISLLRWGDKWAVDSPAVVFRHICGEQLAFELTCTHCGEQVTRQSLTPLRPPRPEGHGSV is encoded by the coding sequence ATGGAGACGAAGGCCACGAGGGAAGACGGCGGTGCCGGCGCGCCGGGCCGGCGGAACGTGATGGCCGAGGCACCGCTGAGGGTGCGGCCCTGCTCGCTCGCGGCCTCGCTGGAGATCCTGGGCGAGCGCTGGTCGCTGCTGGCCGTGCGGGAGATGGCCTACGGTGTGCACCGGTTCGCGAAGATCGCCGGCTTCACCGGCGCCTCCCGCGACATCCTCACCGACCGGCTGCGCAAGCTGGAGGAGGCCGGCGTCATCGAGCGCCGGCAGTACAGCGAGCACCCGCCGCGCTACGAGTACCACCTCACCGAGGCGGGCCGGGAGCTCTTCCCGGTGATGATCAGCCTGCTGCGCTGGGGCGACAAGTGGGCCGTCGACTCCCCCGCGGTGGTCTTCCGGCACATCTGCGGCGAGCAGCTGGCCTTTGAGCTGACCTGCACGCACTGCGGCGAGCAGGTCACCCGGCAGTCGCTGACACCGCTCCGGCCGCCGAGGCCCGAAGGACACGGGAGCGTATGA
- a CDS encoding DUF2510 domain-containing protein → MTTTTPPGWYPEPGHTGNGPALERWWDGTTWTEYTRTAPTAAPAPQAYPVYPGYPAGYPSGDLLTSPGADKPRRTGTVVVAIVVALVVIGGVIAGVLTLGGGSDDNDAKGGPTTGASAPGGQQQSPDPDRTPDPGGPSDPAEPPADGPPVDVYDGIRLPVPDGWQGSPGEQGLGASIVTGQYQCPGDPTQSCVRGGVFSQPAAALKLTSRTAEAAAKEDIAPNASDSYGTAIYGATTSHQELASKAVTVAGQKGYMVRWKVATKSGTDGYVESLAFPSPGDSSVLVVVRFGFDVGDKAPGLSVMDQITKGITADSSGGPAGRSGGASGGTGV, encoded by the coding sequence GTGACGACGACGACCCCGCCCGGCTGGTATCCAGAACCCGGGCACACAGGCAACGGCCCGGCTCTGGAACGCTGGTGGGACGGCACCACCTGGACCGAGTACACCCGGACCGCGCCCACCGCCGCACCCGCGCCGCAGGCGTACCCGGTGTACCCGGGCTACCCGGCCGGCTATCCCTCCGGTGACCTGCTGACCTCACCCGGGGCGGACAAGCCGCGCAGGACCGGCACCGTCGTCGTCGCCATCGTGGTCGCGCTGGTGGTGATCGGCGGGGTGATCGCGGGGGTGCTGACACTCGGCGGCGGCAGCGACGACAACGACGCCAAGGGCGGCCCGACGACCGGCGCGAGCGCCCCCGGCGGGCAGCAGCAGAGCCCCGACCCTGACCGGACGCCGGACCCCGGTGGCCCCAGCGATCCCGCCGAACCGCCCGCCGACGGGCCGCCGGTGGACGTCTACGACGGCATCCGGCTGCCCGTGCCGGACGGCTGGCAGGGCAGCCCAGGCGAGCAGGGCCTGGGGGCCAGCATCGTCACCGGCCAGTACCAGTGCCCGGGCGACCCCACCCAGAGCTGCGTGCGCGGTGGTGTCTTCTCCCAGCCCGCCGCGGCACTGAAGCTCACCTCCCGCACGGCGGAGGCCGCGGCCAAGGAGGACATCGCGCCGAACGCGTCCGACTCCTACGGCACCGCGATATACGGCGCGACCACCTCGCACCAGGAGCTGGCCTCGAAGGCGGTCACCGTCGCCGGGCAGAAGGGCTACATGGTCCGCTGGAAGGTGGCAACCAAGTCCGGCACCGACGGCTATGTCGAGTCGCTGGCCTTCCCGTCCCCCGGCGACAGCTCGGTGCTGGTCGTGGTCCGCTTCGGCTTCGACGTCGGCGACAAGGCTCCGGGCCTTTCCGTCATGGACCAGATCACCAAGGGCATCACCGCGGACAGCAGCGGCGGCCCGGCCGGCCGCAGCGGCGGCGCCTCGGGCGGCACCGGCGTCTGA
- a CDS encoding MFS transporter: MTIPEERTSATGSVPSAAAAQEEAPQEETPQEEAPQDPAARRRALQVLALSSLGVFVVFLDTTIVNVAFETISRSFHTTTDHLAWVLNAYSLVFAAMLIPAGRLADRYGRKRIFLIGISGFALTSALCGLAPSSGILIGARALQAAFAALVTPTSLALVLPEFPASRRPVAIGTWGAMGAAAAALGPTLGALLTQYASWRWIFLVNVPIAVVVVSFGLRLLRESRDPQASGLPDPLGVLLVAAMPASLSLAIIEGPKWGWADPRVIAGFVLAAALLPVFLLRTRAAAQPVMDLALFKVRQFRLVNAATLLFAAAFYGMLLGNIIFLQTVWHYSVLRAALATAPSPLVVTVLARTASRLSHTYGPRRILTAGALLWTAGLSLNASIVGSTPHWTVHWLPGALLMGLGIGMTLPVQSGAAVQALPPNRFAVGSAVNAGFRQLGAVLGISVFVAVLGAPGPSTALDAFHHIWWVLAGLGLAAGLVLHLPRIRRAGELGQAGPA, translated from the coding sequence ATGACCATCCCCGAGGAGCGGACCTCCGCCACCGGATCCGTGCCGTCGGCCGCGGCGGCGCAGGAAGAAGCCCCCCAGGAAGAGACTCCACAGGAGGAGGCCCCCCAGGACCCCGCGGCCAGACGGCGCGCACTGCAGGTCCTCGCGCTCAGCAGCCTCGGCGTCTTCGTGGTCTTCCTCGACACCACGATCGTCAACGTCGCCTTCGAGACGATCAGCCGCAGCTTCCACACCACCACCGACCACCTGGCGTGGGTGCTCAACGCCTACAGCCTGGTCTTCGCCGCGATGCTGATCCCCGCCGGACGGCTCGCCGACCGGTACGGGCGCAAGCGGATCTTCCTCATCGGCATCAGCGGATTCGCGCTGACCAGCGCCCTGTGCGGGCTCGCGCCCAGCTCGGGCATCCTGATCGGCGCGCGGGCCCTGCAGGCCGCCTTCGCCGCCCTGGTCACCCCCACCTCGCTCGCCCTGGTGCTGCCGGAGTTCCCGGCGTCCCGCCGGCCGGTGGCGATTGGCACCTGGGGCGCGATGGGCGCCGCCGCCGCGGCCCTCGGCCCCACCCTGGGCGCGCTGCTCACCCAGTACGCGTCCTGGCGGTGGATCTTCCTGGTCAACGTGCCCATCGCGGTGGTCGTCGTCTCCTTCGGCCTGCGGCTGCTGCGCGAGAGCCGTGACCCGCAGGCCAGCGGGCTGCCCGATCCGCTGGGCGTGCTCCTGGTCGCCGCCATGCCCGCCTCGCTGAGCCTGGCCATCATCGAGGGGCCGAAGTGGGGATGGGCCGACCCGCGGGTGATCGCCGGCTTCGTCCTGGCCGCCGCGCTCCTGCCGGTCTTCCTGCTGCGCACCCGGGCCGCGGCCCAGCCGGTGATGGACCTCGCGCTCTTCAAGGTCCGGCAGTTCCGGCTGGTCAACGCGGCGACCCTGCTCTTCGCCGCCGCCTTCTACGGCATGCTGCTGGGCAACATCATCTTCCTGCAGACGGTCTGGCACTACTCCGTGCTGCGCGCCGCGCTCGCCACCGCGCCCAGCCCGCTGGTGGTCACCGTGCTGGCCCGCACCGCCAGCCGGCTCTCCCACACCTACGGCCCCCGGCGCATCCTGACGGCCGGCGCCCTGCTGTGGACCGCGGGCCTGTCGCTGAACGCGAGCATCGTCGGCAGCACCCCGCACTGGACCGTCCACTGGCTCCCTGGGGCGCTGCTGATGGGCCTCGGCATCGGCATGACCCTGCCGGTCCAGTCCGGCGCCGCCGTCCAGGCGCTGCCGCCGAACAGGTTCGCCGTCGGCTCGGCCGTCAACGCCGGCTTCCGTCAGCTCGGCGCGGTCCTCGGCATCAGCGTCTTCGTCGCCGTCCTCGGCGCCCCCGGGCCGTCCACCGCTCTCGACGCCTTCCACCACATCTGGTGGGTGCTCGCCGGGCTGGGCCTGGCCGCCGGACTGGTGCTCCACCTGCCGCGGATCCGCCGGGCCGGCGAACTCGGCCAGGCCGGCCCGGCCTGA
- a CDS encoding amino acid deaminase/aldolase: protein MSERAADRTRYDRATAHLDAPLAIVDLEAFDANADDLVRRAGGKPVRVASKSVRCRALLERVLARDGFAGIMSFTLAESLWLARTGFTDVLLAYPSADRGGFAELTADPKLAQTVSVMIDDVAQLDLIDAARGADGTETVRVCLELDTSLRKLGGRLRVGARRSPLHAPERLAALARTVAARPGFRVVGIMAYEGHVAGVGDAVAGRPVRSLAIRLMQSAARKELAARRAEAVDAVRAVVPDLEFVNGGGTGSVQHTAAEDAVTEIAAGSGLYVPRLFDNYTSFHGRPAALFAQPVVRRPGVGVVTVLGGGYPASGAAGADRLPVPYLPEGLSYDPQEGPGEVQTPLLGSAADDLLIGDKVWFRHAKAGELCERFAELQLVTGDEVTAVVPTYRGEGKTFL from the coding sequence ATGTCCGAACGCGCTGCCGACCGGACCCGGTACGACCGGGCCACCGCTCATCTCGACGCCCCTTTGGCGATCGTGGACCTGGAAGCCTTCGACGCCAACGCCGACGACCTGGTGCGCAGGGCCGGCGGAAAGCCGGTCCGGGTCGCCTCCAAGTCCGTGCGGTGCCGCGCGCTGCTGGAACGGGTGCTGGCCCGGGACGGCTTCGCGGGCATCATGTCCTTCACGCTCGCCGAGTCCCTCTGGCTGGCCAGAACCGGCTTCACCGACGTCCTGCTGGCCTATCCGTCCGCGGACCGTGGCGGCTTCGCCGAACTGACCGCGGACCCCAAGCTGGCGCAGACCGTGTCGGTGATGATCGACGACGTCGCCCAACTCGACCTGATCGACGCCGCCCGGGGCGCCGACGGCACCGAGACCGTCCGGGTCTGTCTTGAACTGGACACGTCCCTGCGGAAGTTGGGCGGCCGGCTGCGGGTGGGCGCACGGCGGTCGCCGCTGCACGCGCCGGAGCGGCTGGCCGCGCTGGCCCGTACCGTCGCCGCCCGGCCGGGTTTCCGGGTGGTGGGGATCATGGCGTACGAGGGCCATGTCGCCGGTGTCGGTGACGCGGTCGCGGGCCGGCCGGTGCGGTCGCTGGCGATCCGGCTGATGCAGTCCGCGGCCCGCAAGGAGCTGGCGGCGCGGCGCGCGGAGGCGGTGGACGCGGTGCGGGCCGTGGTGCCCGACCTGGAGTTCGTCAACGGCGGCGGCACCGGCAGCGTGCAGCACACCGCGGCCGAGGACGCGGTGACCGAGATCGCGGCCGGCTCCGGGCTCTATGTGCCGCGGCTCTTCGACAACTACACGTCCTTCCACGGCCGGCCGGCCGCGCTCTTCGCCCAGCCGGTGGTGCGCCGCCCGGGTGTCGGCGTGGTCACCGTGCTGGGCGGCGGCTACCCGGCCTCGGGTGCCGCCGGCGCCGACCGGCTGCCGGTGCCGTATCTGCCGGAAGGGCTGAGCTACGACCCGCAGGAGGGCCCGGGCGAGGTGCAGACGCCGCTGCTCGGGTCGGCCGCCGACGATCTGCTGATCGGCGACAAGGTGTGGTTCCGGCATGCGAAGGCCGGTGAACTGTGCGAGCGCTTCGCCGAGTTGCAGCTGGTGACGGGTGACGAGGTGACGGCGGTGGTACCGACGTACCGCGGCGAGGGAAAAACGTTCCTCTGA